In Nitrospira sp., the genomic window TTTGACCTTGAAACTGTGGCCGTGGTGGTTCGGAAGGCGGCAGAGTTCCTTCGGCTTCGACAAGAAAACCATCTCTTGCGGAAGGCCGTACGCGATCAATATCGACTTGAACATCTGGTGGGCGCCAGCGAGCCGATCCAACAGGTGATGGAGTTTGTCCACAAAGTCGCCGACAGCGATAGCACGGTGATGATTCAAGGCGAAAGCGGTACCGGCAAGGAGTTGGTGGCGCGGATGCTCCACTTCAATAGTCTTCGCAAGGATCGTCCGTTGGTCCCGGTGAACTGTGGCGCGATCCCTGAAAATTTGTTGGAGTCGGAACTCTTTGGGCATGAAAAAGGCGCGTTCACAGGAGCCACGCACTCGCGAATGGGACGTTTTGAACTGGCAAACGGGGGGACCATCTTCCTCGATGAAATCGGCGAAATGAGCTTGCCCTTACAAGTGAAAATTCTTCGAGTGTTACAAGAACGGGAATTTGAACGCGTCGGCGGAAATCGGACGATTCATGTGGATGTGCGGATTATTGCCGCGACGAATCAGGATTTGGAAACGCTGGTTGAAGAAAAGCGATTTCGTAAAGATCTATTCTATCGGCTCAATGTGATCCCTATCGTGATTCCCCCTCTACGAGAACGCCGGAGCGATATTCCGCTCCTGATCGACCATTTCCTGACTCGCTTCAATCAGACCAAGCACACGCAGGTGTCAGGCCTTGCTCCCGATGTGCTGCACATGTTGACCGAGTACGACTGGCCTGGCAACATTCGGGAATTAGAGAACATGATCGAGCGATTGGTCGTGCTGAAGAAGCAGGGCGTCCTGTCCGTTGGAGATTTACCTGAGAAAATCTGTCGGAGGCCGCCGGTCCCTGAG contains:
- a CDS encoding sigma-54-dependent Fis family transcriptional regulator, coding for MSQAHVLVVDDDPAVRDVLQEVLRQEEYCVSTAEDGAAAIQAVKDSVIHIVITDFQLPDIDGLEIIDRLAKLDAKIIPIMMTGFGTIETAVRAMKSGAFDFITKPFDLETVAVVVRKAAEFLRLRQENHLLRKAVRDQYRLEHLVGASEPIQQVMEFVHKVADSDSTVMIQGESGTGKELVARMLHFNSLRKDRPLVPVNCGAIPENLLESELFGHEKGAFTGATHSRMGRFELANGGTIFLDEIGEMSLPLQVKILRVLQEREFERVGGNRTIHVDVRIIAATNQDLETLVEEKRFRKDLFYRLNVIPIVIPPLRERRSDIPLLIDHFLTRFNQTKHTQVSGLAPDVLHMLTEYDWPGNIRELENMIERLVVLKKQGVLSVGDLPEKICRRPPVPELKEQFIRFSEDGINLSREVEQYEKHLIMEALRKANGVTSRAAQLLHLNRTTLVEKLKRKGVDPRSQLETLPLWPRSSSQKIDDLST